In the Mytilus trossulus isolate FHL-02 chromosome 1, PNRI_Mtr1.1.1.hap1, whole genome shotgun sequence genome, one interval contains:
- the LOC134690884 gene encoding omega-amidase NIT2-like has product MAFRLALVQLAVSASKADNLKNAARLIKQASQNGAKVVALPECFNSLYGTSYFKDYAERIPGQSTDVLSKAAKDNNIFLIGGSIPEEDNGILYNTCTVYNPEGNMIAKHRKVHLFDIDVPGKICFKESETLSPGKDFTTFDTPYCKIGIGICYDIRFPELAYIYSDLGCKLLVYPGAFNMTTGPAHWELLQRSRAIDNQLYVASVSPARDEKATYIAWGHSSVVSPWGEVVATTEHEETIVYFDINPDYVDEVRSQIPIRSQKRSDLYKLTKVSK; this is encoded by the coding sequence ATGGCTTTTAGATTAGCACTTGTTCAGTTGGCTGTGTCGGCATCGAAAGCTGACAACTTAAAAAATGCTGCCCGACTGATAAAACAGGCATCACAGAACGGAGCAAAAGTAGTAGCATTGCCAGAGTGTTTTAATTCTCTATATGGAACGTCTTATTTCAAGGATTATGCAGAACGTATACCAGGTCAGTCAACCGATGTGTTATCTAAGGCTGCTAAAGACAATAACATTTTTCTGATCGGTGGGTCAATCCCAGAAGAAGACAATGGTATATTATACAATACTTGTACAGTATACAATCCAGAAGGGAACATGATTGCTAAACACAGAAAAGTTCATCTGTTTGATATTGATGTACCAggaaaaatttgttttaaagaatCTGAAACATTGAGTCCAGGAAAAGATTTCACCACTTTTGACACACCATACTGCAAAATTGGTATTGGAATTTGCTATGACATCCGATTTCCTGAATTGGCATACATCTATTCTGATCTTGGCTGTAAACTTCTGGTGTATCCAGGTGCATTTAATATGACAACAGGCCCTGCCCACTGGGAACTATTACAGAGATCCAGAGCAATAGATAACCAACTGTATGTGGCATCAGTTTCACCAGCTAGGGATGAAAAAGCTACCTATATTGCATGGGGACATTCTAGTGTTGTCAGTCCATGGGGAGAAGTTGTAGCAACTACGGAACACGAAGAGACAATTgtatattttgacattaatCCAGATTATGTAGATGAAGTTCGATCACAAATCCCTATACGATCTCAAAAGAGAAGTGATTTATACAAACTAACtaaagtttcaaaataa